A region from the Streptosporangium sp. NBC_01756 genome encodes:
- a CDS encoding NB-ARC domain-containing protein codes for MQIGDGGVQVNVFAPRPEILRPWMSPAPTGPVIARPDLYTALFAGVTRDDAGPTTLTTAIEGAGGFGKTTLAMLLCQDPRVSERFTGGLLWVTVGEHSHGARLAGLISGLCEILSGDVVKTADPQAAGGRLGELLDARGPILLVVDDVWRPEQLAPFMIGGRSCRRLITTRNAGVAPRRGVSVLVDEMTTDQAIATLTDGVGEMPRDLLARLVAVTGRWPLLLSLVNAALTDQLAAGATVRQAAQWVLRRLEAGGPAAFDTDLGDEDGRSHAVRATVDASLALLAPDEQDRYLDLAVVPEDTSIPAELLSRLWHTTGGLTASEAERLRARLVRLRLVLPGWENDAPAVRLHDILGSYLRHRLTDEELAFRHELMVRSAAELLPPTPESASPWWALPLDAPYLWHHLPHHLARSGREEEREALVCDLRWVAAKIANLGSSVPVEVDLVEVPTGIAQSLRRALGSMAELLTPGDPPTALDATLYCYLSGVPALEPVVDAYRHQLSSPQLVPAWPLPDQPGLVILRTLTGHRNGVSHCAFSPDGALVATASHDRTARVWDTVTGRTVKILTGHTGAVSACAFSPDGTLLATTGHDLTARIWDITTGQEQETLTGHSESVTSCAFSPDGTLLATTSHDRTTRVWDTTTGRTVKILTGHTGAVSACAFSPDGTLLATTGHDLTARIWDITTGQEQETLTGHSESVTSCAFSPDGTLLATTSHDWKLQFWQTGAGSQQSKHALRWQYTSAFAPDGTVVATAGHDRTVRLWDVLTGDLRQMFEGHTDTVSGCAFSPDGTILATAGHDHTIRLWDTVTGTARTVLTGHTEAVADCDFSPDGTVLASASHDDTVRLWDTATGQPLRTLTGHTGAVSACVFSPDGALLASASHDHTIRLWELGTGTTRTVLRGHTNLVSSCAFSPDGALLASAGHDRTGKIWDVASGRLRQTLARHTSGVTDCVFMPDGTLVTTDIGERRLRLWRPGSEKPWCGLRVVTPLLHLAWHPDQPLLCTVGEAGVYLFRYLPHGVRDATT; via the coding sequence GTGCAGATAGGCGACGGCGGCGTTCAGGTCAATGTCTTCGCCCCGCGCCCGGAGATCCTCCGGCCGTGGATGTCGCCGGCGCCGACCGGTCCCGTCATCGCCCGGCCGGACCTCTACACCGCCCTGTTCGCTGGCGTGACCAGGGACGACGCGGGACCGACGACGCTCACCACCGCGATCGAGGGGGCGGGCGGGTTCGGCAAGACCACGCTGGCCATGCTGCTCTGCCAGGACCCCCGGGTGTCCGAGCGCTTCACCGGGGGACTGCTCTGGGTCACGGTGGGCGAGCACAGCCACGGCGCGCGGCTGGCCGGGTTGATCAGCGGGTTGTGCGAGATACTGTCGGGAGACGTCGTCAAGACCGCCGATCCGCAGGCGGCGGGCGGACGGCTCGGCGAACTCCTGGACGCCCGCGGCCCGATCCTCCTCGTGGTCGACGATGTGTGGCGGCCGGAGCAGCTCGCGCCGTTCATGATCGGCGGCCGGTCCTGCCGACGCCTCATCACCACCCGCAACGCGGGCGTCGCACCTCGGAGGGGGGTTTCGGTCCTCGTGGACGAGATGACGACCGACCAGGCGATCGCCACGCTGACCGACGGAGTGGGCGAGATGCCCCGCGACCTGCTCGCCCGGCTCGTCGCCGTTACCGGCCGATGGCCACTGCTGCTGAGCCTCGTGAACGCCGCGCTCACCGACCAGCTCGCCGCGGGGGCGACCGTACGGCAGGCGGCGCAGTGGGTGCTGCGGCGGCTGGAGGCCGGCGGCCCTGCCGCGTTCGACACGGACCTGGGCGACGAGGACGGCCGGAGCCACGCGGTCAGGGCGACAGTGGATGCCAGCCTTGCCCTGCTCGCGCCAGACGAACAGGACCGCTACCTCGACCTGGCGGTCGTTCCCGAGGACACCTCCATCCCGGCCGAGCTGCTGTCCCGCTTGTGGCATACCACCGGCGGCCTGACGGCGTCCGAGGCCGAGAGGCTCCGCGCGCGGCTCGTCCGGCTGCGGCTCGTCCTGCCGGGCTGGGAGAACGACGCTCCCGCGGTACGGCTGCACGACATCCTGGGCTCCTACCTCCGGCACCGGCTGACGGACGAGGAGCTCGCCTTCCGGCACGAGTTGATGGTCCGGTCGGCCGCCGAGCTGCTGCCGCCGACGCCGGAATCCGCGTCGCCCTGGTGGGCGCTTCCTCTGGACGCCCCGTACCTCTGGCATCATCTGCCCCACCATCTGGCGCGCTCCGGGCGAGAGGAGGAGCGCGAAGCCCTGGTGTGCGATCTCCGGTGGGTGGCGGCGAAGATCGCGAACCTCGGGTCATCGGTGCCTGTCGAGGTGGATCTGGTGGAGGTGCCCACCGGTATCGCCCAGTCCCTGCGGCGCGCGCTCGGCTCCATGGCCGAGCTGCTCACGCCGGGCGACCCGCCGACGGCCCTGGACGCCACGCTCTACTGTTATCTCAGCGGTGTTCCGGCGCTGGAGCCCGTGGTGGACGCCTACCGCCACCAGCTGTCCTCTCCTCAACTGGTGCCTGCCTGGCCGCTGCCGGACCAACCGGGCCTGGTGATCCTCCGTACGCTCACCGGTCACCGGAACGGGGTGAGCCACTGCGCGTTCTCTCCGGACGGTGCGCTCGTCGCGACCGCGAGCCACGACCGGACGGCTCGCGTGTGGGACACGGTGACCGGCAGAACCGTCAAGATCCTGACCGGCCACACGGGTGCGGTGTCGGCGTGCGCGTTCTCACCCGACGGCACCCTCCTGGCCACCACCGGCCACGACCTGACCGCCCGCATCTGGGACATCACAACCGGCCAAGAACAAGAAACCCTCACCGGCCACTCCGAATCGGTCACCTCCTGCGCCTTCTCACCCGACGGCACCCTCCTCGCCACCACAAGCCACGACCGGACGACACGCGTATGGGACACGACGACCGGCAGAACCGTCAAGATCCTGACCGGCCACACGGGTGCGGTGTCGGCGTGCGCGTTCTCACCCGACGGCACCCTCCTGGCCACCACCGGCCACGACCTGACCGCCCGCATCTGGGACATCACAACCGGCCAAGAACAAGAAACCCTCACCGGCCACTCCGAATCGGTCACCTCCTGCGCCTTCTCACCCGACGGCACCCTCCTCGCCACCACAAGCCACGACTGGAAGCTCCAGTTCTGGCAGACCGGGGCCGGCTCCCAGCAGTCGAAACATGCGCTGAGATGGCAGTACACCAGCGCGTTCGCACCGGACGGCACGGTCGTCGCCACCGCCGGGCACGACCGGACGGTACGACTCTGGGACGTCCTCACCGGTGACCTGCGGCAGATGTTCGAGGGCCACACCGACACCGTCAGCGGGTGCGCGTTCTCACCGGACGGCACCATCCTCGCCACCGCCGGCCACGACCACACGATCCGCCTCTGGGACACCGTCACCGGTACGGCCCGCACCGTCCTGACCGGGCACACCGAAGCGGTCGCCGACTGCGACTTCTCGCCCGACGGCACCGTCCTCGCCTCGGCCTCCCACGACGACACGGTTCGGCTCTGGGACACGGCCACCGGACAACCGCTGCGAACCCTCACCGGCCATACCGGGGCAGTCTCTGCCTGTGTCTTCTCACCCGACGGCGCCCTCCTCGCCTCGGCCTCCCACGACCACACCATCCGTCTCTGGGAGCTCGGCACCGGCACCACGCGAACCGTCCTCAGGGGTCACACCAACCTTGTCAGCAGCTGCGCCTTCTCGCCCGACGGCGCCCTCCTCGCCTCGGCCGGCCATGACCGGACCGGCAAGATCTGGGACGTCGCCTCCGGCCGACTGCGCCAGACCCTGGCACGGCATACCAGCGGGGTCACGGACTGCGTCTTCATGCCCGACGGCACCCTCGTCACCACCGACATCGGCGAGCGCCGGCTCAGGCTGTGGCGTCCGGGCAGCGAGAAACCCTGGTGCGGGCTGCGCGTCGTCACCCCGCTGCTGCACCTCGCCTGGCATCCCGACCAGCCGCTCCTGTGCACGGTGGGCGAGGCCGGTGTCTACCTGTTCCGCTATCTGCCGCACGGCGTCAGGGACGCCACGACCTGA